The genome window TCCTAGAATTAAGCCGGTACCTGGTGTTAGCACCACGATGCGGAGCTGCCGGGCCCTCTCCAAGTCGAGGTGAAAGGTGTGGTTCAGGGGCCGGGTGTGGCCTCTGAGGGTCAAGAGTGCGGTCCTGGCTCTTGTCACCCCATCAACTTGGATGGCCAAGAATATTTCTTTGCTGTCCTCTGATCTAGGACCAAAAGAGGCTTAGAGACATTACACTGCAAACTGGAAGGACATTTTATAGTCAAAGTCCAGGACCTGCTCTGATCAGTCAGCTCTAGTTTACCTGCTGCTCTTCATCTCCTCCAGGCCCAGCAGGTGCACTGTCAGTAACCCCGTCACCCGCTGGCTGCATCGCGGCAGATCTGAGCCCACGTACAGCCGAAACGAACTGACGTCACACCAAGCTTCCTGGGATGCTGTGAGGTCAGCAGCCTGTTGCCGGGGCAACAGCTCAGGGGAGTCACCATCACTGAGGTACcctgacagaaataaaagggGCTCATTGGCTACTGGGTTAGTTAGGCTCACCAAAATCCTAACTAACAGCGTAGAGAGTCTACAGTTTCATCACAAATGAGTCGCATCTTTGGTTGCYGAGAAGGATAAATAAGGAGGACGAAGAAACACCAAAGATTCAGAAGCCGACTCCCAACCTTCCATTCACTCACAGACCTGAAGAGGAAGAGCAACTAGCTAACCACGCTAGTCCAGTTAACACAGCTAGCCTACCTGAGCAGCTAACCCAGCCAGTCCAGAATGCCCACCTAGCCTAGCTAACTAGCAGCAGACAGCGTCATCTAAACATTACCCGACATTAACAAAGAGAGTTAATCTATGWAGCAGCTGCAATCAGCTAGTGTTTGAAACAACAACCCGACTGGTTTTAACTAAGCCTTCAAGAATTCAGCAACTAGTCAACCTCCACCAGGAAAAGTTCACCCATTAGAATAGTAACTAAGTTGTATTAGTAACTAATGGCTCAACTAGTTACTACGTTAATTTAACTAAAACAATCTGAGGCAACCAGAggcaaggaaggaaggaaggaaggaaggaaggaaggaaggaaggacctCCTTTGCCGGCGGAGCGTTGTCTCGATGATCGACGGTGAGGACGCGCTGGGGGGGCAGAGCTGTCCAGATGGTACCTGCTGATGACGTTCTGATTGGCCAGAACTGGGGATGATGCTGCGTTGTTATTGGTCGGCTCATCCCCACCTCCTCCGCCGGTCTGGCGGTTAGTACGGGAAGATGAACGTAGACTGAGTTTTCGCCGGAGTTCAGGaagtttcttcatttttaaagagagTTTCCGAACAGTACCAGGAGACCTCAGCCTGTCCATCACACTCCCAGCTCCGCCCCCTTTGTTTAGGGAGGTGGGGCTTGAGTCTGAGGCAGGGCAGTCTGTAACAGATGGGTAATCAATGAGCAACTCACTGCAATCACACAGCAACTGGTGGAAAGAAGCAGCTTACCTGAGATTTCTTCTCTAATGTCATGAACCTGGTGACTGACGCTTGGATTGGCGCCCTCCTGTGGACACTCACAGCTACAACCATATCCTCTGAGATCTGCGACCTCCTGCTCTTCATCCCTCCTCTTCCATACCTCCTCTTCTGTCGGTGGGCCTcctccgtcctcctcctctgggATGGGGTTGTACcagatgttgctgctgctgttctcctcCAGAGGCCCGAACTCATCATCTGGAGCCTGGGACTTTCCTGAAGACAGAACCCATGCTCGGCTGCTCCTCTCCAGGCTCTGCAGGTACGCCCGCTGGCCGGACAGCTTGGCACTGACTCCTGGGGTGGGAATCTCAGTGGTGCCCCCTGAAGCTTGAGAATCTTCCTGCTGCGTACTGGTGACTGCGTCCCTAAGTGGCACGGCTTCAGCATGCGCCTGAAAACACGGCCACACGGGTTACAACCTCCAAGGGAGTCAAGYAGCAGAATCCATCACCAAACTGAAATCAAGCCGGAGTcaaacaggaggaaccacagagagAGAACGATGATGGATCAACAGGAACCACATCCCATCTGAATACCTTGTCGGTCCAGGTCAGCCCAGATTCATGGTGGGACATCCATGATGACCACTGGTCAGAGGTCATGTGGGTGGAGTTCGGAGAAGAAGGTTCCTGCCGCGCCCATTGCTGTTTCTTAGCAACCGTGATGTGATTTTGAGGAGGAGAGCTGGGGTCAGAGCGGGCGGCGGTTACAGTGCTGGATATGATGCTCAGTGATGGTGATGATGGAGACGTCTGAATGGCGGCAGAGCTGACTGGAGGCTctgaaggaaacagaaagtTGAGAAATGGACCTTCAAGTTCTGCATCATCAAACACATGAACCGTCTGGACAACCTGCTGGCRTCTCACGTTTCCTGCCCTGAGGCTCACTTAACCTCAGCTCCTGCCTTAGCAAGGCTTCTCTGTTTCACTGGTTAATGGTACTATTGCCTTCCTATTCACTCTATTGAGTCCCTGAAGGGCAATTCATTGGCTACTAGGTTGGGGCcaacacattcacacaaacacCTTTATGCATTAATTAGACAAATCGGAGACATatatcaagaaataaaaaaaggaatacaCAATAAACATGAACTGATGTCAAGTCAGGGCATTAAAGCTACAGTTTAGTTAAAGAATGACRGTGGGGATAACAGACTCTAATCTGTTCGTTCGGAGGTGGAATCCATCAAGaactttttatagttttaatacTGATCTGGACTTGACTTGGTCTATAATTTCATTCAACTGAAYCccaattatttttccaaatccAGTTCTACATTCTTTGATAAAAGCTTTCTTTCTGTAGAATAGGACATCGATTTGTGggttcactctttgaggctgcgGGCCCACCACCATTGGTTCCCTGCCCGCATTTAGGTACCTCAAAGGGTCAGGCACTCTCACTCCAGATCAGGGACCACCTTGAGCAACAGGGACCATCTTTTATGGTTGGTGTAAGGTGTACACGGTGTGCTCCAGGGCGCCACCTCTTGGTTTGTATGTGCTGAGTGTGCTGCGTAGAATATGACTAGCATACTCCAGTGGGTGCAGTTGCTTCATCTGAGCTGGGCCCAGATGGAGCTTGTGGTGCTCTGTTATGTTGATGTTCATAATCATAGGAGGAGGAAATTTGGGAGTGTTTAGTCACCGGAGGAGGGGGGAAAGGAAgttggtggtggtggggagggGGTTGGTTCGATGTCCTGTAGAATAGGACATCGAGGGTTTCCACCTGGTAACGCTCCTCCGGCATAGACCAGGCAGTCAAGACTTCAGGGCGGCTCACTGACGCTACGCTATGATAGTTCTAGACTCCAGGTCACCACCAATCTCTCCAGGATTCGACCAGGTTCACCTGCTGAGAAGCAGACACCAGTCACTGGCAGCTTCATCGTCACAGACATTAAAGACACCAGCAACCATAGGGAGGTTTTACACCACAAGGGGCAACATCAACACCTGGTTACAACAACCGGAGGCCACCAAAGTTAGTTCTGCTTCGGTGTGTAAGTTTGCCAAAACAATAGGAAACGAAACACCTGCAGACCAGAATTGAGCAACTTTGGTTGCTCAATTCtgtttttcatgtgaaaaaccTGAGGAggtttttcacatgaaaaaccTCCTCAGGCCACAGCAGCCAGACTGTCGACTATTCACTCTGTTAACACAGAGTTGAGYCACACCAAGAGGAATATTTAGATTTAAGCTGTTAAAGTCATTACAGACGGTGTACCTCTGACTAGCTGTTATTATGATATCCTTACTTCAAATACTCTAGAAGGTATTTAACATTAAGCTTTATTTGTCAGAGAAATACCAGCACGATCATGAACACTGATAAATCAAATCGTGGGAGGTTGTCAGCATGATTTGGGATTTTAGCCTTTYTCGTATGTRGAACCACTTTGGTTAATTTGGTCCCAGAATGATTCAGTAAAAACAGTCCATGCATTAGTTCCTTCACCAGTTCAGGCTGGTTAAGAGGCAKCTGGTTGCTAGTGYtctgagcatgctcagtagaGAGCAGCGTCTCGTGACAGGCAGCATCAGCGTCTGACCGACCTGCGTGAATAAGCCGTGTTGTTCTGCTGAATGCGACCTGAGGCTGCTGGTCTGCGTTTATCTGGTTGGAATCTTTCtgtgtgaaacacaaacacctTTATCCTCTTCTCTGATTGGTCGATCCGTTAACTTGATGCTGAGGTCACTCcagaatgaaaacatgtttagagACAGAGAAGAGTGTCACGCAAACTGAACTCTGCCTCATGTTTAACGCCAAACAAGGACCATCAGACTAACACCAGAACCTGGTTCCGGTCCTGCGGTTCTGGCCCAGTGGGTCAGAGTTCCCCTCGATGTGCATGTCCTCTTTGcacagagaaaagctgcaggatgcagagctgctgcaataatttctgggacaatttatcatacagcacatttgttattgtgaccGGCCCACCGACAACAAACTGACCCAGAACCAACTGACCcaactgaagtttttatttatcaggAACTTTTTTCAGAAGTTCTCAGGTAAAATGCCTCCTGATGGTTCTGTGTTAccgagattatcaaccatttagcataattagcttagctacaaactactgtttgcctccttttcactagcatttRatgaattaaggaaaaaattaccaacatatatttaacttgtcacTTGTACCTCTTaacacttaacagatgagtgagtcagcagcagctctaacacACGTCCCTCCTGAgttaaattaaagctgcagtaac of Poecilia reticulata strain Guanapo unplaced genomic scaffold, Guppy_female_1.0+MT scaffold_282, whole genome shotgun sequence contains these proteins:
- the syde1 gene encoding rho GTPase-activating protein SYDE1, with the protein product MSAIQWKNQSGAFLSVSQEVLSGNSTFDQRLSERSPSIAMETGDYSLDCLVYAGGALPGGNPRCPILQDIEPTPSPPPPTSFPPSSEPPVSSAAIQTSPSSPSLSIISSTVTAARSDPSSPPQNHITVAKKQQWARQEPSSPNSTHMTSDQWSSWMSHHESGLTWTDKAHAEAVPLRDAVTSTQQEDSQASGGTTEIPTPGVSAKLSGQRAYLQSLERSSRAWVLSSGKSQAPDDEFGPLEENSSSNIWYNPIPEEEDGGGPPTEEEVWKRRDEEQEVADLRGYGCSCECPQEGANPSVSHQVHDIREEISDCPASDSSPTSLNKGGGAGSVMDRLRSPGTVRKLSLKMKKLPELRRKLSLRSSSRTNRQTGGGGGDEPTNNNAASSPVLANQNVISRYHLDSSAPPARPHRRSSRQRSAGKGGYLSDGDSPELLPRQQAADLTASQEAWCDVSSFRLYVGSDLPRCSQRVTGLLTVHLLGLEEMKSSRSEDSKEIFLAIQVDGVTRARTALLTLRGHTRPLNHTFHLDLERARQLRIVVLTPAAPSVVGGAKPDQSNSAGGPNRNRVCCLGGVSIPPLFKGSRSQQLCLKLEPRGLLYIKLTLQEKWDTQHGRDPSANVFGVELHHLVEKEGSAAPVPLLIQKTVAEIERRGLKVVGLYRLCGSAAVKKELRDGFEKNSSAVCLSEDRYPDVNVLTGVLKDYLRELPSPLITRTLYQVVREAMTLRPPLETPDHEAAQCTVRLLSCLPEPEKATLSVLLDHLSLVASFSSFNRMTHQNLAVCFGPVLLTPTQEARRAAGRGGRGKTLCPGEEMANAVDFKRHIEALHYLLQLWPVPINRVPEDDPSPPRSPSIARHLQVEPRPQHRPLWLPGADGVVSRRERGGPARLESPPPVNRYAGDWTVCGPDLPAEDEADYDEVAGSESEGGSREEEEEEEQKEAWPSGASGGGHFIDDFMDFDAPFNCRLSLKDFDILIHDLDRELAKQINICL